DNA from Arthrobacter sp. StoSoilB19:
CCGGCCCTGCCGGTACGGATCCTGGGGACTGCTCAAAAGGGAAGCCTCTCGTCTGACAGGCGCTGTGGCGCCGGCGAACTGGCCCGGGCCTCTCCCGGCCCGGCATATGACGGAAACCAGCCTATAACCCTGCCCGCCGCCGTCGTGCGTGCAGCGCCGCGCGGAAGGTCCGGTGCCTGCGCTAGGCGCCCTCCGAGCCGCGGTCCAGCAGGGGCTGCACCCGGAAGGGGATCAACTCACCCATCGCCAGGGCGGTGTCAGCCCGCTCCACGCCATCACAAGCAAGGATCTTGCCGTTGATACGGAAGAGATCCTCTGCGTCCCTGGCCACCACGCGCAGCAGCAGGTCCGCTGATCCTGTCAGCCCGTAACCTTCCAGCACCTCGGGGATGGCGGCAATGTCCTCCGCCAGCTGCCCGAGCCTCTGCTGTTGCACGTGGACGGAGATGAAAGCCATGAGCGGATACCCCAGGGCCACGGGATTGATGCGCCGTTCAAAGGACAGGAAGACGTGCTTCTTCTCCAGCTGGGCCATGCGCGCCTGGACGGTATTGCGGGACAGGCCCAGCTTCTGCGCGAGGGCCACCACGGTGCGGCGGGGATCCTGCGCGAGTGCCGACAACAGGCGGGTGTCAGTGCCATCTAAAGCTCGCATAATGCGCAACGCTAGCACGGTGCCAGCTCTCCAGACAGGGCATCCTGCTCAAAAGGCGCCGCAGTGGTTGTACCCGTTGGGCATTGTGAGTAGGGTCACAGTATCTGGGGCAATGACGCCCGGAAGGCCGGTGGCGGCAGGGCCAAAAGTCCGCAAACCACGGGTCAACGACGTACGAAGGTTGCGGCAATCGTGTCTACAGACGAAACGGGCCCTGGCGGCGCAAAAACCCCCGAAAGCGCGAAAACCCCCGGCGAAGCCGGACCGGATCTCCTCCAGCTGATCACCCCGTCAGGTGAGCGCATCAGCCACCCGGAGTTTGATTTCTGGGTCCGGGACATTGCCGACGATCAGTTGTGCTCCCTCTTCGAGGACATGACCGTCATCCGCCGGATCGATGTGGAGGCCACGGCCCTGCAGCGGCAGGGTGAACTGGCCCTGTGGCCCCCGCTCCTGGGCCAGGAGGCAGCCCAGATAGGGTCCGGAAGGGCGTTGCGGGCGGACGACTTCGTGTTCTCCAGCTACCGCGAGAACGGAGTGGCGTACTGCCGCGGTGTTGACCTGACCGACCTCCTCCGGGTGTGGCGGGGGAACGCCTCCGGCGGCTGGGACCCGTACAGCATCAACATGGCAACGCCGCAGATCATCATCGGCGCCCAGACCCTGCACGCCACGGGCTACGCCATGGGGATCCAGAATGACGGCGCCGACGCCGTGGCCGTCACCTACTTCGGGGACGGTGCCACCAGTGAGGGCGACCTGAACGAGGCCATGGTGTTCGCCGCCAGCTTCCAGGCCCCGGTGGTGTTTTTCTGCACCAACAACCATTGGGCCATCTCCGAGCCCGTACGGCTGCAGTCCCACATCCAGCTCGCGGACCGGGCCACGGGTTTCGGCATCCCAAGCCTGCGGGTGGACGGAAACGATGTCCTGGCGGTCATGGCTGCCACCCGGCTGGCACTGGACCGGGCCCGTCGCGGCGGCGGCCCCACCTTCATCGAGGCCGTCAGCTACCGCATGGGCCCGCACACCACCGCCGACGATCCCACCCGCTACCGGGACGCCAATGAACTGGAGGACTGGGCCGCCAAGGACCCCATCTCCCGGCTGGCCGGCCTCCTGGACCGGAAGGGGATCCTGACCGCGGAGCTGCAGCAGCAGGTCAAGGACAAAGCCGATGCCGTTGCATCGGAGATGCGCCGCGGATGCACCACCATGCCGGACCCCCAGCCCATGGACATCTTCAAGCACGTCTACAGCACGCCCAATTCCTGGCTGGAACGCCAGCAGGACCATTACGCCCGTTACCTGGCGTCCTTCGGTGACCCCGACGGAGCCGTTTCCAAGGAAGGTGCACGCTGATGACCCAGTTGACCTTTGCCCGTGCCATCAATGCCGGGCTGCGCAAGTCGCTGGAAAACGACTCCAAGGTGGTCCTCCTCGGCGAGGACATCGGCGCCCTGGGCGGCGTCTTCCGGGTGACGGACGGCCTGCAAAAAGACTTCGGCAAGCACCGGGTGGTGGACACCCCGCTCGCGGAGTCCGCCATCGTGGGCACCGCCGTAGGCCTGGCCTACCGCGGTTACCGGCCCGTGGTGGAGATCCAGTTCGACGGCTTCATCTACCCGGCGTTCGACCAAATCGTCAGCCAGGTGGCAAAACTCCACTACCGCACCCGCGGGGCGGTCAGGATGCCCATCACCATCAGGGTGCCGTTCGGCGGCGGCATCGGCTCGCCGGAACACCACTCCGAATCCCCGGAAGCTTACTTCACGCACACCTCAGGGCTCCGGGTGGTGACCGTGGCCAACCCGCAGGACGCATACACCGTGATCCAGCAGGCCATCGCCTGCGACGACCCCGTGCTGTACTTCGAACCCAAGCGCCGCTACCACGACAAAGGCGAAGTGGATGAGTCCATGGACCCGCGTTCGGCCCTGCCCATGGACAAGGCCCGCGTCCTGACCGACGGCAGCGACGTCACGCTGGTGGCCTATGGGCCCCTGGTCAAGACGGCCCTGGACGCCGCCTCCGCCGCAGCGGACGAGGGCATCTCCATTGAGGTCATCGACCTGCGCTCGCTGGCGCCCGTGGACTATGAGCCCGTGGTGGCGTCCGTGCGGAAGACCGGGCGCCTGGTGGTGACGCACGAGGCCGCGCAATCCGGCGGGCTGGGCGCGGAAGTGGCGGCCAGCATCACGGAGCGGTGTTTCTACCACCTTGAGTCGGCTCCGGTGCGGGTGACCGGGTTCGACATTCCCTACCCGTACTCCAAGCTGGAAATGCACCACCTGCCGGGCCTGGACCGCATCCTCGATGGCGTGGACCGCGCCCTGGGCCGCCCCAATTCCCTGAGCGGGCTGGAAGGATGAGCGCCACCATGATCAAGGAATTCCGGCTCCCCGACCTGGGTGAAGGACTCACGGAGTCCGAAATCCTCAGCTGGAAAGTGGCCGTTGGCGACACCGTCAGCCTGAACCAGGTCATCGCCGAAGTGGAAACCGCCAAGGCCGTGGTGGAGCTCCCGTCGCCGTTTGCCGGCGTCATCAAGGAACTCCACGAACAGCCGGGTTCCGTGGTGGAGGTGGGCAAGCCGATTGTCTCCTTCGAGGTGCCGGACGACGCCGGTGCGTCACCTGCGCAGGTGACCGGCGCCTTTTCGCCGGGGATGGGGGAGGCTTCCGTGGAAACTCCCAACCCAGCGGAGACGCCGAAACGGGAACCCAACCTGGTGGGGTACGGCGCCGTCGTCGAAGGTTCCGGCCGGCCCACGCGGCGGCCTCGGAACTTCGCCCCGGTGGAGGCTTCCGGGAACCTGGCGCCGGTGGTTGAGCCCGCCCGGCCTGCCGATGTCCAGGTTGCCGATGTCCAGGTTGGCCATGTCCAGCCTGCCGAGCGACCCCGGTCCACGCCTCCCGTCCGCAAACTGGCCAAAGACCTGGGAGTTGACCTCGCGCAGGTGCACGGCACAGGTCCCGGCGGGCTGATCACGCGGGAGGACGTCCAGGACTTTGCAGGGCACGAGGGCGAGCCTGCTGCGCCGCCGGCCGGACCCGTGCCGGTAGCCGGTGGAACCCGGCCGGGGGAGCGGGAGACCCGGACTCCCATCAAGGGCGTGCGCAAGTTCACCGCGGCGGCGATGGTGCAGAGCGCCTTCACCGCTCCGCACGCCACCGAATTCCTCACCGTGGATGTCACGCCCAGCCTTGAGTTGCTGGCGAAACTCAAGAACAGCAGGGAGTTCTCCGGAATCAGGCTCACCCCGTTGACGCTCGCTGCCAAGGCCGTCCTGGTGGCCGTGCGGCGGAACCCGGCGCTGAATTCCCGCTGGGACCAGGACAACCAGGAGATCGTCACCTTCAATTACGTGAACCTGGGCATTGCCGCCGCCACGCCCCGCGGACTGATGGTCCCCAACATCAAGGACGCCGACGCCATGGCGCTCCCGCAGCTTGCCCAGGCGCTGACAGCGCTCGCGGAAACCGCCAGGGCTGGCAAGACCCAGCCCGCTGACCTGTCCGGCGGTACCATCTCCATTACCAACATCGGCGTATTTGGCATCGACGCGGGTACCCCCATCCTCAACCCGGGGGAGGCGGCGATCCTGGGCCTGGGGGCGGTGCGGACCATGCCGTGGGAGTACAAGGGCGAGGTGGCACTGCGGCAGGTGCTCACGCTGAGCCTGTCCTTTGACCACCGCCTGGTGGACGGCGAACAGGGGTCCCGGTTCCTGGCCGACGTCGGAGCGATCCTTGCCGAGCCGGGAATGGTCCTCACGATGGTCTGACCGGGGGACTAGGCGCCCCGTTCGGCTGTAGGTGCGCTGTCCACCATCAGGGCTGCCAGTGCCATCCGTTCAAGCAGGGGGCGGGCAACCCCGGCCGCCAATCCGGTGCCGTGGCGCCGGACGGAGTGCGGCGTGGAGTTGATCAGGCCGAATGTCGCGTGGGCCCGCATGCGCAGTTCAGCCGCACCGATGCCGGGGTGCACCTTGCCCAGGATGTCCACCCAGACCTCCACGTAGCTGCGCTGCAGGGTACGCACCGCGGACTGGTCCTGCTCCGACAAGTTGCTGAAGTCACGGTCCTGCACCCGGATTACGTCCGGTTTTCCGAGCGCGAAATCCACCTGGAATTCCACCAGTTGCCGCAGGGCAGCCAGGGGATTGGGCGTGCTCTGCGCCACCCGCCGCCCGCCGTCCAGCAATTCCTGGCTCACGGTGACCAGGAGGTCGGCCAGGACGGCCTGCTTGCCGGGAAAGTGGCGGTAGACGGCAGGGCCGCTGACGCCTGCCGCCGCGCCGAGGTCCTCCAGCGAAACGCGGTTGAAGCCATTCAGCGCGAACAACGAGGCCGCGGCGGACAGCAAAGCCTGCCGCCGGTTCTCCTTGGCCTTGCCGCGCTGGGTTGTGGGAGCGGACTGGGTTGTGGGAACGGGCTGGGTGGCAGGGGCCGGCTGCACTGTATTGCTGCGCACTTTTCCTCCTTGGACCCCGCAGATTCTAGCAAGGCAGCAGTGTGTTGGACATCACAGTTAATCGAGACTAACCTGAATTTCAGTTATTAGTCACTAACCGAGTTGGCTTGGGCCGGCTTGGCCCACCCTTAGGACGGACCGTCGATGGAGACCCTGGCCACCCGGCTTGATCCCGCAAGCGAGTCCTTCCGCGCCAACCGGGAAGCGCAGTTGTCGCTCGCCGGCGAACTGCGGAAGAGGCTGGCGGATGCAGCGTTGGGCGGGCCCCAGAAGTCGCGCGAGCGGCACGTGGCCCGCGGCAAGCTCCTGCCGCGGGACCGCATCGACCAGTTGCTGGACGAGGGCAGCCCGTTCCTGGAGATCGCACCGCTGGCCGCCAACGGCATGTACGGCGATGACGCACCCGGTGCCGGAGTCATCGCCGGCATCGGCCTGGTGCACGGCCGGCAGGTCCTGGTCATCTCCAACGACGCCACCGTCAAGGGCGGCACGTACTACCCCATGACCGTGAAGAAGCACCTCCGCGCCCAGGAGGTCGCGCTGGAGAACGGCCTGCCCTGCATCTACCTGGTGGATTCGGGCGGGGCCTTCCTGCCCAAGCAGGACGAGGTCTTCCCGGACAGGGACCACTTTGGCCGGATCTTCTACAACCAGGCGCGTCTCTCAGCCGCCAAAATTCCACAGATCGCTGCCGTGATGGGGTCCTGCACGGCCGGCGGCGCCTATGTCCCCGCCATGAGCGACGAAAGCGTCATCGTCCGGAACCAGGGCACCATCTTCCTGGGCGGACCGCCGCTGGTGAAGGCGGCCATCGGGGAAATCGTGACGGCCGAGGAACTCGGTGGGGGCGAGGTGCACTCCCGGGTCTCGGGTGTGACGGACCACCTGGCCGAAAATGACGAGCACGCCCTGCAGATCGTCAGGGACATCGTCTCCACCCTGCCGCCTCCCGCCGCGCCCGCCTGGCAGGTGGAGGCCGCCGTCGAACCCGCCGTGGACCCGGACGGGCTCTATGGTGCGGTGCCCACGGACGTCAATGCTCCCTACGACGTCCACGAGGTGATTGCCCGGCTGGTGGATGGCAGCAGGTTCCATGAGTTCAAGAAGGACTACGGCACCACGCTGGTCACAGGTTTCGCCCGGATCCACGGGCACCCGGTGGGAATCGTGGCCAACAACGGCGTCCTGTTCAGCGAGTCGTCGCTCAAGGGCGCGCACTTCATTGAACTGTGCGACCAGCGCGGTATCCCCCTGCTGTTCCTGCAGAACATCTCCGGCTTCATGGTGGGCAGGGACGCCGAGCAGGGCGGCATCGCCAAGAACGGCGCCAAGATGGTGACGGCCGTTGCCACCGCGCGGGTCCCCAAGCTGACCGTGGTGATCGGCGGCTCCTTTGGTGCCGGCAACTACTCCATGTGCGGCCGTGCCTACTCGCCGAGGTTCCTGTGGATGTGGCCTGCTGCCCGGATCTCGGTGATGGGCGGCAACCAGGCCGCCAGCGTGCTGGCCACCGTTAAGCGGGACCAGTATGAAGCGGCGGGGGAGGACTGGCCGGCCGATGACGAGGAAGCGTTCAAAGCGCCCATCCGGCAGCAGTACGAGGACCAGGGCAGCCCCTACTACTCCACTGCACGGTTGTGGGACGACGCCGTCATCGATCCCGCCGATACCCGAACCGTCCTGGGCCTGGCGCTCGACGTCGTCTCCCGCACCCCCCTGCCGGAGACCTCCTTCGGCCTCTTCCGGATGTGAGCCAGCAATGACCATGCAAGCCAACACAGCTACAACCGGGGAAGTCCCCACCGCAACGGCCGACGGCAAGCCCCTCTTCGGCACCGTGCTGGTGGCCAACCGCGGCGAAATCGCCTGCCGCGTCATTCGGACGCTGCGGCAGCTGGGCATCCGTTCGGTCGCCGTCTACAGCGATGCCGACGCCGGCGCCCGGCACGTGCGCGAAGCCGATGCCTCCGTGCGGATCGGCCCCGCCGTTGCAACCGAAAGCTACCTGAACGCGGACGCCATCGTGGACGCGTGCCGGCAGTCCGGGGCGGAAGCGGTACACCCCGGCTACGGCTTCCTGAGCGAGAACGTGGACTTCGCCAGGGCTCTGGAAAAGGCCGGCATCACGTTCATTGGCCCGGGCGTTGAAGCGCTGAACGTCATGGGTGACAAGATCCGCGCCAAGAACCACGTGGCGGGGTACGGCGTGCCCGTCGTCCCCGGCATTGCCAAGCCCGGCATGACGGACAGCGAACTGATGGAGGCTGCTGCCGCCGTCGGCTTTCCGCTCCTCATCAAGCCGTCCGCGGGCGGCGGCGGCAAGGGGATGCACGCCGTCGAAAACCAGGCGGACCTGCCCGCCGCCCTGGCCACGGCCCGGCGCGTCGCCGCCGCCGCATTCGGCGACGACACCCTGTTCCTGGAGCGCCTGGTGACCACCCCGAGGCACATCGAGGTGCAGGTGCTGGCGGACAGCCACGGCAACGTCATCCACCTCGGCGAGCGCGAATGCTCCCTCCAGCGGCGGCACCAGAAAGTCATCGAGGAAGCCCCGTCGCCCCTGCTCGAGGGCCTGCCCAACGGCCCCGAAGTGCGCGACCGGATTGGCGAGGCCGCCTGCAACGCGGCCCGCAGCGTGAACTACGTGGGCGCCGGGACCGTGGAGTTCCTGGTCTCCGATGACGCGCCGGACGAGTTCTTCTTCATGGAGATGAACACCAGGCTGCAGGTGGAACACCCCGTCACCGAAATGGTCACGGGCATCGACCTGGTGGAATGGCAGGTGCGGATCGCAGCGGGCGGGGAGCTGACCGTCCGCCAGGCGGACGTGGAGCTTTCCGGCCACGCCGTGGAGGCAAGGGTCTACGCTGAGGTGCCCCAAAAGAACTTCCTCCCGTCCACCGGGACCGTGCTGATGCTCGACGAACTGCCCGCCGGCACCCAGGGGCGGGTACGGGTGGACTCCTCGCTGGTGGAAGGCCTGGAACTGTCGGCGCACTACGACCCCATGGTGTCCAAGGTGATCGCCTGGGCCGGGGACCGTGCCGCCGCCCTGGCCGCCCTGGATGGTGCCCTGGCCGGCTACACGGCACTGGGCATCGAGACCAACGTCGAGTACCTGCGGCTCCTGGTCAACGACTCCGACGTCAAGGCAGGGCACCTGGACACCGGGCTGATCGAACGGAAGCTGCCCGGACTGGAATTCCGGCGCATCGGGAACCCCGAACTGGTGGCCGCCGCGCTGTTCGTCCTGTCGCTGCAAGCACAGAACACCCCCGGCCCCGGCCCCGGGCGCGGGCCGTGGCAGGGCAGGAACGGCTGGCGGCTCGGCGCAGCGGCATCACGCCGGATCAGCCTGGGAACGCCCGACGGCGGCGTGGCCACCGTGCAGGTCGGCGGCAGTCCCAATGGGGGAGCCGGAGCCGTGGTCGCCGTCAACGGCGGTCCGCAGCATCCGGCCGCCCTGCAGTGGTCCAGCCGGCAAGGCCTCGAACTTGACCTCGATGGCCAGCGCCACGGCTACCGGCTGGCTGCGGACTCCACAGGGGCTGCCGTCCAACCGTGGGATAACGCGGTGCCCGACGGCCCCACACAGCTCTACCTCGGCAACGACGGCTGGTCCTGCCGCCTGGACGTACTGACCCGGGAGGCGCGGCTGGAACGCGTGCTGGCCGCCATCCAGCGGCAGGAAGGGGCGGCCGACCCGGAGGTGCGCTCGCCGATGCCCGGGACGGTCGTGGCCGTCCCGGTGGCCGACGGGGACGCCGTCCAGGCCGGGGAAGTCCTGGTCTCCGTGGAGGCCATGAAGATGGAGCACCACCTGGTGGCCCCGCTGGCCGGGACGGTCCACCTGGCCACCCGTACCGGTGACCTGGTGAAGGCCGACCAGGTGCTGGCCACCATCCATCCCGCTGCCACCGGCGTAAAAACAGACAGCACAGAAACAGCAACAGACGAAGCTGCAATCCAAGGCGAAGGAGCCTGACCATGACCGGTTTTGAACTGACCGAGGAATACCGGGACCTCAGCGACACCGTGCGCGATTTCGCGGACAACGTGGTGGCCCCGGTCTCCGCCAAGCACGACGAAGAGCACAGCTTCCCGTACGAAGTGGTGAAGCAGATGGCCGAGATGGGCCTGTTCGGGCTGCCGTTCCCCGAGGAATACGGCGGCATGGGCGGGGACTACTTCGCACTGACCCTCGCCCTGGAACAGCTCGGCCGGGTGGACCAGTCCGTCGCCATCACGCTGGAGGCCGGGGTGTCCCTCGGGGCCATGCCCGTCTACCGCTTCGGCACGGACGCGCAGAAACAGCAGTGGCTGCCCATGCTGGCGTCCGGCCAGGCGCTCGCAGGCTTTGGACTTACCGAGCCCGAGGCCGGTTCGGACGCGGGCGGGACCAAGACCCACGCCCGGCGCGAAGACGGCAACTGGGTCATCAACGGCACCAAGGAGTTCATCACCAACTCCGGAACGGACATCACCCGGCTGGTCACTGTCACTGCCGTAACCGGGCAGCAGGAACGCGGGGACGGGACCGTCAAAAAAGACATCTCCACCATCCTGGTGCCCACCGACACTCCCGGCTTCAAGGCGGAAAAGCCGTACAACAAGGTGGGCTGGAACGCATCGGACACGCACCCCCTGACGCTGAAGGATGTCCGCGTCCCGGAAGCGAACCTGCTGGGCGTGGAAGGCCGCGGCTACGCCAACTTCCTGTCCATCCTGGACGAGGGCCGGATCGCCATTGCGGCGCTGGCCACCGGCGCAGCCCAGGGTTGTGTGGACCTCTCGGTCAAATACGCGAGGGAACGCAGCGCCTTCGGGCAGAACATCGGCAAGTACCAGGCCATTTCGTTCAAGATCGCCCGCATGGAAGCCCGGGCCCACACCGCCCGCCTGGCGTACTACGACGCGGCCTTCCGGATGCTTGCCGGCAAGCCGTTCAAGACCCAGGCGGCCATCGCTAAGATGGTCGCAGGCGAGGCGGCCATGGACAACGCGCGGGATGCCACCCAGGTATTCGGCGGCTATGGCTTCATCAACGAGTTCACCGTGGCGCGCCACTACCGCGATTCCAAGATCCTTGAAGTCGGGGAGGGCACCACGGAGGTCCAGTTGATGCTGATCGCCCGCGAACTGGGTCTGTAGGACCTGGGACCGTAGCCGGCCTGAGAGGATCACTGATGATTGACAAGGTTGTTGCCAGCGCCGACGCGGCGGTTGCGGATATCCCGGACGGCGCCTCGCTGGCGGTGGGCGGGTTCGGCCTTTGCGGAATTCCGGTTGCCCTGATCGACGCCCTGCACCGGGCGGGCACCTCCGGTCTGGAGACCGTCAGCAACAACTGTGGGGTGGACGACTGGGGCCTGGGCATCCTGCTCCGGGACGGGCGTATCCGCCGCACCATCAGCTCCTATGTGGGCGAGAACAAGGAATTTGCGCGCCAATACCTGGCCGGTGAGCTCGAGGTGGTGCTCACACCCCAGGGCACGCTTGCTGAAAAGCTGCGGGCCGGTGGTGCGGGCATTCCGGCCTTCTACACCAAGGCGGGGGTGGGCACGCAGGTGTCCGACGGCGGCCTGCCGCAGAAGTACGACGCCAACGGCGGCATCGCGGTTGCCTCCGCGCCCAAGGAAGTGCGGTCATTCGGCGGCGTGGACTACGTCCTGGAAGAGTCCCTCACGCCGGACTTCGGGCTGGTGCACGCCTGGAAGGGCGACCGCCACGGCAACCTGGTGTTCCATGCCACCGCCATGAACTTCAACCCCCTGTGCGCCATGGCCGGCCGGATCACCATCGCCGAGGTGGAGGAACTCGTGGAGCCCGGCGAACTGGACCCCGAACACATCCACACTCCTGGCATCTTCGTCCAGCGCGTGGTCCTGGCCCGGGACGGGGAGAAGCGGATCGAAAAGCGGACCGTTGCCCTGACGGCGCCGGGCCCAGGAGGAAGAACACCAGGCAGCCACCAGCAGGCAGGAGCATGACCATGGATCCGAACAGCCCTGAAGCGCCGCGCCCCGAAGCCGTCCGCGCGGAATACCGGCGGGCCGGTTCCCAGCAGCATGCCGGGCCCGGCGACTCCACGTCCCGCGCCGAAACGAAGGGCTGGACGCGCAACGAACTCGCCGCGCGGGTGGCCAGGGAGCTTCGCAACGGCCAGTACGTGAACCTGGGCATCGGGATGCCCACCCTGATCCCCAACTACATCCCCGCCGGGGTGGAGGTGGTGCTGCACTCGGAGAACGGCATCCTCGGCGTCGGCCCCTACCCTGCGGACGACGCGGTGGATCCGGACCTGATCAACGCCGGCAAGGAAACCGTGACGGTCAACAGGGGAGCGGCGTTCTTCGACTCCGCGACATCCTTTGGCATGATCCGCGGCGGCCACGTGGACCTCGCCGTCCTCGGCGCCATGGAAGTGGCGGAGAACGGCGACCTCGCCAACTGGATGATCCCCGGCAAGATGGTCAAGGGCATGGGCGGTGCCATGGACCTGGTGTTCGGGGCCAAGAGGGTGATCGTGATGATGGAGCATGTGGACCGGAACGGGAATCCGAAGATCGTCAAACAATGCACCCTGCCCCTCACCGGCAAGGGCTGTGTGGACCGGATCATCACGGACCTCGCCGTCATTGACATCGTGAAGGACGGCGGCCCCTCACGCCTGGTGCTGCGCGAACTGGCCCCCAACGTATCGCTCGAGGACGTGGTGGCCGCCACCGGCGCCGACCTGTTCGAGGAAGACCAGGAACTGACCGTATGACGGATGGCAACGGTCCGGTTTCCAGGCAAAAGGACGACGGCGGCCGGCGGGTCATCGAGCAGCGCGGGCTGTACTTCGACGAGCTGGAGGAGGGCGTGCTGTACGCCCACCGGCCCGGACGCACCGTGACCGAAGCCGACAACGTCCTCTTCACCACGCTGACCATGAACACCCAGGCCCTGCACCTGGACGCTGCCTGGAGCGCCGGGCAGCCCTTCGGCCAGCGGGTCATGAACTCGATGTTCACCCTGGCCACCATGGTGGGCCAGTCCGTCACCCAGCTCACCCAGGGAACCATCATCGCCCAGCTGGGCCTGACCGACGTCTCCTTCCCGCACCCGCTCTACCACGGAGACACGCTCTACACGGAGACAGCCGTCACCGGAAAGCGGCTTTCCTCCTCACGGCCCGGCCAGGGCATCGTGACCATGGAGCACACCGGGCGCAACCAGGACGGAACAGTCGTGGCCCGGGCCACCCGCAGCTGCCTCATGTGGACGCGCGACGCCCACGCCAAGACGCAGGACGCCGGACAGGGGACAATGCCGGTATGACTTTCGTAATGGGCCCCGCACTGCTTTTCTGCCCCGCCGACAGGCCGGAGCGCTACCAGAAAGCCGCCGCCCGGGCAGACGCCGTGATCCTGGACCTTGAAGACGCGGTGGCGCCGGCTGACAAGCAGCGCGCCCGAGGCGCCATCCTGGCCCAGCTGGGAACCACCGGTGTGGAACCTGAGCTCGAACCCAGCTGCACCATTGTCAGGGTGAATCCCGTGGGGACTGAGGACTTCGAAAAGGACCTGCACTGCCTGGCCCACACCCCCTACCGCACGGTGATGCTGGCCAAGGCCGAATCCGCCGAACAGCTCAAAGCGCTGGAGGGCTACCAGGTGATTGCCCTGTGCGAAACGGCGCTTGGCGTGCTCAATGCGCCTGCCATCGCCGCCGCCCCTAACGTGGTGGGCCTGATGTGGGGCGCCGAGGACCTGCTGGCCACCCTGGGTGGAACGTCCAGCCGGAAGGACGACGGCGCCTACCGGGCGGTTGCGCTGCACGCCCGCTCCGCCGTCCTGCTGGCAGCCCGCGCCTACGGCAAGGAAGCGGTGGATGCGGTCTACACCAACATCCCCGACCTTGACGGACTGGCAGCCGAGGCTGCCGACGCCGTGGCCTCGGGCTTCAGTTCGAAGGCCTGCATCCACCCCAGCCAGGCCGCCGTGGTCCGCAAGGCCTACGCACCTTCGGAAGACGAGGTGGCCGCCGCGGTTGCCCTCCTGGATGCCGCAGCATCAGCCGGATCGGGAGTGTTCCAGTACCAGGGGAAAATGATCGACGGGCCAATCCTCAAGCACGCCCAGGAGATCGTGCGCCGCGCCGCTGTGTAGGCATAGCGGGACGTTCGGCTAGCGTTAGCGTCCCGGGGACCTGCGCAGGGACGTTGGCGGGATG
Protein-coding regions in this window:
- a CDS encoding alpha-ketoacid dehydrogenase subunit beta, whose translation is MTQLTFARAINAGLRKSLENDSKVVLLGEDIGALGGVFRVTDGLQKDFGKHRVVDTPLAESAIVGTAVGLAYRGYRPVVEIQFDGFIYPAFDQIVSQVAKLHYRTRGAVRMPITIRVPFGGGIGSPEHHSESPEAYFTHTSGLRVVTVANPQDAYTVIQQAIACDDPVLYFEPKRRYHDKGEVDESMDPRSALPMDKARVLTDGSDVTLVAYGPLVKTALDAASAAADEGISIEVIDLRSLAPVDYEPVVASVRKTGRLVVTHEAAQSGGLGAEVAASITERCFYHLESAPVRVTGFDIPYPYSKLEMHHLPGLDRILDGVDRALGRPNSLSGLEG
- a CDS encoding TetR/AcrR family transcriptional regulator translates to MQPAPATQPVPTTQSAPTTQRGKAKENRRQALLSAAASLFALNGFNRVSLEDLGAAAGVSGPAVYRHFPGKQAVLADLLVTVSQELLDGGRRVAQSTPNPLAALRQLVEFQVDFALGKPDVIRVQDRDFSNLSEQDQSAVRTLQRSYVEVWVDILGKVHPGIGAAELRMRAHATFGLINSTPHSVRRHGTGLAAGVARPLLERMALAALMVDSAPTAERGA
- a CDS encoding carboxyl transferase domain-containing protein, producing the protein METLATRLDPASESFRANREAQLSLAGELRKRLADAALGGPQKSRERHVARGKLLPRDRIDQLLDEGSPFLEIAPLAANGMYGDDAPGAGVIAGIGLVHGRQVLVISNDATVKGGTYYPMTVKKHLRAQEVALENGLPCIYLVDSGGAFLPKQDEVFPDRDHFGRIFYNQARLSAAKIPQIAAVMGSCTAGGAYVPAMSDESVIVRNQGTIFLGGPPLVKAAIGEIVTAEELGGGEVHSRVSGVTDHLAENDEHALQIVRDIVSTLPPPAAPAWQVEAAVEPAVDPDGLYGAVPTDVNAPYDVHEVIARLVDGSRFHEFKKDYGTTLVTGFARIHGHPVGIVANNGVLFSESSLKGAHFIELCDQRGIPLLFLQNISGFMVGRDAEQGGIAKNGAKMVTAVATARVPKLTVVIGGSFGAGNYSMCGRAYSPRFLWMWPAARISVMGGNQAASVLATVKRDQYEAAGEDWPADDEEAFKAPIRQQYEDQGSPYYSTARLWDDAVIDPADTRTVLGLALDVVSRTPLPETSFGLFRM
- the pdhA gene encoding pyruvate dehydrogenase (acetyl-transferring) E1 component subunit alpha: MSTDETGPGGAKTPESAKTPGEAGPDLLQLITPSGERISHPEFDFWVRDIADDQLCSLFEDMTVIRRIDVEATALQRQGELALWPPLLGQEAAQIGSGRALRADDFVFSSYRENGVAYCRGVDLTDLLRVWRGNASGGWDPYSINMATPQIIIGAQTLHATGYAMGIQNDGADAVAVTYFGDGATSEGDLNEAMVFAASFQAPVVFFCTNNHWAISEPVRLQSHIQLADRATGFGIPSLRVDGNDVLAVMAATRLALDRARRGGGPTFIEAVSYRMGPHTTADDPTRYRDANELEDWAAKDPISRLAGLLDRKGILTAELQQQVKDKADAVASEMRRGCTTMPDPQPMDIFKHVYSTPNSWLERQQDHYARYLASFGDPDGAVSKEGAR
- a CDS encoding Lrp/AsnC family transcriptional regulator, whose product is MRALDGTDTRLLSALAQDPRRTVVALAQKLGLSRNTVQARMAQLEKKHVFLSFERRINPVALGYPLMAFISVHVQQQRLGQLAEDIAAIPEVLEGYGLTGSADLLLRVVARDAEDLFRINGKILACDGVERADTALAMGELIPFRVQPLLDRGSEGA
- a CDS encoding dihydrolipoamide acetyltransferase family protein, translating into MSATMIKEFRLPDLGEGLTESEILSWKVAVGDTVSLNQVIAEVETAKAVVELPSPFAGVIKELHEQPGSVVEVGKPIVSFEVPDDAGASPAQVTGAFSPGMGEASVETPNPAETPKREPNLVGYGAVVEGSGRPTRRPRNFAPVEASGNLAPVVEPARPADVQVADVQVGHVQPAERPRSTPPVRKLAKDLGVDLAQVHGTGPGGLITREDVQDFAGHEGEPAAPPAGPVPVAGGTRPGERETRTPIKGVRKFTAAAMVQSAFTAPHATEFLTVDVTPSLELLAKLKNSREFSGIRLTPLTLAAKAVLVAVRRNPALNSRWDQDNQEIVTFNYVNLGIAAATPRGLMVPNIKDADAMALPQLAQALTALAETARAGKTQPADLSGGTISITNIGVFGIDAGTPILNPGEAAILGLGAVRTMPWEYKGEVALRQVLTLSLSFDHRLVDGEQGSRFLADVGAILAEPGMVLTMV